A single Diceros bicornis minor isolate mBicDic1 chromosome 7, mDicBic1.mat.cur, whole genome shotgun sequence DNA region contains:
- the C1QTNF5 gene encoding complement C1q tumor necrosis factor-related protein 5 isoform X1, with translation MTVGWGSTRPRWGGERGRSQDSGSRLLSCLAHRLREDPGVRTPRASAMRPLLALLLLGLAFGSPPLDDNKIPSLCPGHPGLPGTPGHHGSQGLPGRDGRDGRDGAPGAPGEKGEGGRPGLPGPRGEPGPRGEAGPVGATGPAGECSVPPRSAFSAKRSESRVPPPSDAPLPFDRVLVNEQGHYDATTGKFTCQVPGVYYFAVHATVYRASLQFDLVKNGESIASFFQFFGGWPKPASLSGGAMVRLEPEDQVWVQVGVGDYIGIYASIKTDSTFSGFLVYSDWHSSPVFA, from the exons ATGACAGTGGGGTGGGGATCGACCCGCCCGCGCTGGGGTGGGGAGCGAGGCAGGTCCCAGGATTCTGGGTCCCGACTCCTGTCCTGCCTGGCCCACAGACTGCGAGAGGACCCAGGCGTCCGGACTCCCCGTGCCAGCGCCATGAGGCCGCTCCTCGCCTTGCTGCTCCTGGGCCTGGCGTTCGGCTCGCCCCCGCTAGACGACAACAAGATTCCCAGCCTGTGCCCGGGGCACCCCGGCCTTCCGGGCACGCCGGGCCACCATGGCAGCCAGGGCCTGCCTGGCCGCGACGGCCGCGACGGCCGGGACGGCGCGCCCGGGGCGCCCGGGGAGAAAGGCGAGGGCGGGAGGCCAG GACTGCCGGGGCCTCGCGGAGAGCCCGGGCCGCGAGGAGAGGCCGGACCCGTGGGGGCGACCGGGCCGGCGGGGGAGTGCTCGGTGCCCCCGCGCTCCGCCTTCAGCGCCAAGCGCTCGGAGAGCCGGGTGCCTCCGCCGTCGGACGCGCCCCTACCCTTCGACCGCGTGCTGGTGAACGAGCAGGGACATTACGACGCCACCACCGGCAAGTTCACCTGCCAGGTGCCCGGAGTCTACTACTTCGCGGTCCACGCCACCGTCTACCGGGCTAGCCTGCAGTTCGATCTGGTCAAGAATGGCGAGTCCATCGCCTCTTTCTTCCAGTTTTTTGGGGGGTGGCCCAAGCCAGCCTCGCTCTCCGGGGGCGCCATGGTGAGGCTGGAGCCGGAGGACCAGGTGTGGGTCCAGGTGGGCGTGGGTGACTACATCGGCATCTACGCCAGCATCAAGACGGACAGCACCTTCTCTGGATTCCTGGTGTACTCTGACTGGCACAGCTCCCCCGTCTTCGCTTGA
- the C1QTNF5 gene encoding complement C1q tumor necrosis factor-related protein 5 isoform X2, translating into MRPLLALLLLGLAFGSPPLDDNKIPSLCPGHPGLPGTPGHHGSQGLPGRDGRDGRDGAPGAPGEKGEGGRPGLPGPRGEPGPRGEAGPVGATGPAGECSVPPRSAFSAKRSESRVPPPSDAPLPFDRVLVNEQGHYDATTGKFTCQVPGVYYFAVHATVYRASLQFDLVKNGESIASFFQFFGGWPKPASLSGGAMVRLEPEDQVWVQVGVGDYIGIYASIKTDSTFSGFLVYSDWHSSPVFA; encoded by the exons ATGAGGCCGCTCCTCGCCTTGCTGCTCCTGGGCCTGGCGTTCGGCTCGCCCCCGCTAGACGACAACAAGATTCCCAGCCTGTGCCCGGGGCACCCCGGCCTTCCGGGCACGCCGGGCCACCATGGCAGCCAGGGCCTGCCTGGCCGCGACGGCCGCGACGGCCGGGACGGCGCGCCCGGGGCGCCCGGGGAGAAAGGCGAGGGCGGGAGGCCAG GACTGCCGGGGCCTCGCGGAGAGCCCGGGCCGCGAGGAGAGGCCGGACCCGTGGGGGCGACCGGGCCGGCGGGGGAGTGCTCGGTGCCCCCGCGCTCCGCCTTCAGCGCCAAGCGCTCGGAGAGCCGGGTGCCTCCGCCGTCGGACGCGCCCCTACCCTTCGACCGCGTGCTGGTGAACGAGCAGGGACATTACGACGCCACCACCGGCAAGTTCACCTGCCAGGTGCCCGGAGTCTACTACTTCGCGGTCCACGCCACCGTCTACCGGGCTAGCCTGCAGTTCGATCTGGTCAAGAATGGCGAGTCCATCGCCTCTTTCTTCCAGTTTTTTGGGGGGTGGCCCAAGCCAGCCTCGCTCTCCGGGGGCGCCATGGTGAGGCTGGAGCCGGAGGACCAGGTGTGGGTCCAGGTGGGCGTGGGTGACTACATCGGCATCTACGCCAGCATCAAGACGGACAGCACCTTCTCTGGATTCCTGGTGTACTCTGACTGGCACAGCTCCCCCGTCTTCGCTTGA